A region from the Bradyrhizobium erythrophlei genome encodes:
- a CDS encoding flavin reductase family protein produces the protein MNSAVRTIKIDREASAGDFRSAMRHLAGGVSVITVGRGTEITGMTVTSVSSLSVDPPTLIVSINRESSSWPLLKTCGFFGVNIVNADQLDVAERFSGKDGLKGAARFAGAQWITLVSGVPLLAGALAAIDCEVEDFVERHSHAIVIGRVTDMQLSPRGAALTYWQGQYVAIDRDEDAIRLADVSLPAPRALRRT, from the coding sequence ATGAATTCCGCCGTCCGCACCATCAAGATCGATCGCGAGGCTTCCGCCGGCGATTTTCGTAGCGCCATGCGGCATCTGGCCGGCGGCGTCAGCGTGATCACGGTCGGGCGGGGGACGGAAATCACCGGCATGACCGTGACCTCGGTGTCGTCGCTGTCGGTCGATCCGCCGACGCTGATTGTCAGCATCAACCGGGAATCGTCGTCCTGGCCGCTGCTCAAAACCTGCGGCTTCTTTGGCGTGAATATCGTGAACGCCGACCAGCTCGATGTCGCCGAGCGGTTTTCGGGCAAGGACGGCCTGAAGGGCGCGGCGCGCTTCGCCGGCGCCCAATGGATCACGCTTGTGTCGGGTGTGCCATTGCTCGCGGGGGCTTTGGCGGCCATCGACTGCGAGGTGGAGGACTTCGTCGAGCGTCATTCCCATGCCATTGTGATCGGGCGGGTAACGGACATGCAACTCTCGCCACGCGGCGCGGCGCTCACCTACTGGCAGGGGCAATATGTCGCGATTGATCGGGACGAGGATGCCATCAGGCTCGCCGATGTCAGCCTTCCGGCTCCGCGCGCACTGCGACGGACCTGA
- a CDS encoding sigma-54 interaction domain-containing protein gives MRLLIVGTLKGQLTTATKIAMDNGASVTHAEDHEQAMRVLRGGRGADLLLVDVALDIRDLVMRLEAEHIHVPIVACGITNDARAAVAAIHAGAKEYIPLPPDPELIAAILAAVANDSRDLVYRDEAMAKVIKLAQQIAGSDASVMITGESGTGKEVLARYVHSRSNRAKKPFISINCAAIPEHLLESELFGHEKGAFTGAIARRIGKFEEATGGTLLLDEISEMDVRLQSKLLRAIQERVIDRVGGTRPVPVDIRIIATSNRNLAEAVREGTFREDLLFRLNVVNLKIPPLRDRPADILELAQHFAKKYAEANGVPLRPISADARRVLTSNRWQGNVRELENTMHRSVLMAQGDEIGVDAILTPDGDRLDSPKTVPAVAHATFAAEQVTRALVGRTVADVERDLILETLKHCLGNRTHAANILGISIRTLRNKLNEYADGGLPITPAGAGDYHRAAAPV, from the coding sequence ATGCGGCTTCTCATCGTTGGCACACTGAAGGGCCAGCTTACGACAGCCACCAAGATCGCGATGGACAATGGCGCCTCCGTGACCCATGCGGAGGACCATGAACAGGCGATGCGGGTGCTGCGCGGCGGCAGGGGCGCCGACCTGTTGCTGGTCGACGTCGCCCTCGACATCCGCGATCTGGTGATGCGGCTCGAGGCCGAACACATTCACGTGCCGATCGTCGCCTGCGGCATCACCAATGACGCCCGCGCGGCGGTCGCCGCGATCCACGCCGGAGCCAAGGAATACATCCCGCTGCCGCCGGATCCCGAACTGATCGCCGCGATACTCGCCGCCGTCGCCAACGATTCCCGCGACCTGGTGTACCGCGACGAAGCGATGGCCAAGGTGATCAAGCTGGCGCAGCAGATCGCTGGCTCCGATGCCTCCGTGATGATCACCGGCGAATCCGGCACCGGCAAGGAGGTGCTGGCGCGCTATGTGCATAGCCGCTCCAACCGCGCCAAGAAGCCGTTCATCTCGATCAATTGCGCAGCGATCCCCGAGCACCTGCTGGAGTCCGAACTGTTCGGCCACGAGAAGGGCGCGTTCACCGGTGCCATAGCGCGCCGCATCGGAAAATTCGAGGAAGCCACCGGCGGCACATTGCTGCTCGACGAAATTTCGGAAATGGACGTGCGGCTGCAATCCAAGCTCTTGCGCGCGATCCAGGAACGCGTCATCGACCGGGTCGGCGGCACCAGGCCGGTGCCGGTCGACATCCGCATCATCGCCACCTCGAACCGCAATCTGGCCGAAGCGGTGCGCGAAGGCACGTTCCGCGAGGATCTCCTGTTCCGGCTCAATGTCGTGAACCTGAAGATACCGCCCTTGCGCGACCGCCCGGCGGATATTCTCGAACTGGCACAGCATTTCGCCAAGAAATATGCCGAAGCCAACGGCGTGCCGCTGCGGCCGATCTCGGCGGATGCGCGGCGCGTGCTGACGTCGAACCGCTGGCAGGGCAACGTCCGCGAGCTGGAAAACACCATGCATCGTTCGGTGCTGATGGCGCAGGGCGACGAGATCGGCGTCGACGCCATCCTGACACCGGACGGCGACCGTCTCGACTCGCCCAAGACCGTGCCGGCGGTAGCGCACGCTACCTTCGCCGCCGAACAGGTGACCCGCGCCCTGGTCGGACGTACGGTAGCCGATGTGGAACGCGATCTCATCCTTGAAACGCTCAAGCATTGCCTCGGCAATCGGACCCACGCCGCCAATATCCTCGGCATCTCGATCCGCACGCTGCGCAACAAGCTCAACGAATATGCCGACGGTGGATTGCCGATCACGCCCGCCGGCGCCGGCGACTACCACCGCGCCGCCGCGCCGGTGTAA
- the fliN gene encoding flagellar motor switch protein FliN has protein sequence MSDTDTQVPLPDLNSADAPAIDDIGYNEDEQASRVAADLEAVFDVPVQVSAVLGRSKMDVGELLKLGPGTVLELDRRVGEAIDIYVNNRLVARGEVVLVEDKLGVTMTEIIKAERG, from the coding sequence ATGAGTGACACCGACACACAGGTTCCGCTTCCGGATCTCAACTCCGCCGACGCGCCGGCGATCGACGACATCGGCTACAATGAAGACGAACAGGCCTCGCGTGTCGCCGCCGACCTCGAAGCCGTGTTCGACGTGCCGGTGCAGGTCTCGGCCGTGCTCGGCCGCTCCAAAATGGACGTTGGCGAGCTGTTGAAACTCGGGCCCGGCACCGTGCTTGAACTCGACCGCCGCGTCGGCGAGGCCATCGACATCTACGTCAACAACCGCCTGGTGGCGCGCGGCGAGGTGGTGCTGGTGGAAGACAAGCTCGGCGTCACCATGACGGAAATCATCAAGGCGGAACGCGGCTAA